The Rhea pennata isolate bPtePen1 chromosome 9, bPtePen1.pri, whole genome shotgun sequence genome has a segment encoding these proteins:
- the SCG2 gene encoding secretogranin-2: MAETKTFQLGAACALTFSFVLICSVDAASFQQYQLLQKDPDYVMKNLQRFPNPDMIKALEYIEDLRKQTSKGESSPDYNSYQSVPYPLPQKESKDQLRLPDNIRDSLTEDESQWVKVMLEALRQAEKESKVGPKENKPYSLSSDNNFPVGVSDDYETYKWPERWQKYLKMPLGHYEDSSRDSPFKRTNEIVEEQYTPQSLATLESVFQELGKMAGPSNHKKERLDEDQKLYADDEDDVYKVNNIAYEDVVGGEDWNPIEEKVESQTQEEIKDSKEEIDKHEEEIDDEMKRSGKLGFLEDEMKRENKDQMSEDVSKLMNYYLKRLTGSAGNRKLRTGELEEKRAATFLDKQLDPQSIAQIIEISRNLQIPPEDLIDMLKAGEKKLLQSERLEAEQEVGFPEDLDEISETNLGQSDIFKSNVNSKNGYMKQPLNVIPENLPEDLNIEDIVSLLGTDNLANQNPSYLVNRLNQENDLPRLPYLPRRLKGHQFPKAAWINDLERRQMEYEKLNEKDEELADYLAKMLAKYPEVINTNQMKRVPVPASENDLQEDERLEQAIREHLGQLGPQESATLAALSKRLSMPGETDDTQNRQYLDEDMLAKVLEYLKQEKSELERDHITKRAMENM, encoded by the coding sequence atggCAGAAACTAAAACCTTCCAGCTTGGAGCAGCCTGCGCTCTCACCTTTTCCTTTGTCCTAATCTGTAGTGTTGATGCAGCTTCCTTCCAGCAGTACCAGCTGCTTCAGAAAGACCCAGACTATGTAATGAAAAACTTACAAAGGTTCCCAAACCCTGATATGATCAAAGCGTTGGAATACATCGAAGATCTTCGCAAGCAAACTAGCAAGGGAGAAAGCAGCCCTGATTACAACTCTTACCAAAGCGTTCCTTATCCCCTGccacagaaggaaagcaaagaccAGCTTCGCCTACCAGACAATATACGGGATTCATTGACTGAAGATGAGTCTCAGTGGGTTAAAGTGATGTTGGAGGCCTTGAGGCAAGCTGAGAAAGAGTCAAAAGTTGGCCCGAAGGAGAATAAACCTTACAGTCTGAGTTCGGATAATAACTTTCCAGTGGGAGTATCTGATGATTATGAGACTTACAAGTGGCCTGAGAGGTGgcaaaaatatctcaaaatgCCACTGGGGCACTATGAAGACAGTTCAAGAGACAGTCCTTTCAAGCGCACTAATGAAATAGTGGAAGAACAATACACCCCCCAGAGTCTTGCTACACTGGAGTCTGTGTTTCAGGAGCTGGGGAAGATGGCAGGACCAAGTAACCACAAGAAAGAGAGGCTGGATGAGGACCAGAAATTGTATGCAGATGACGAAGATGATGTATATAAAGTGAATAACATTGCCTATGAAGATGTGGTTGGAGGAGAAGACTGGAATCCAATAGAGGAAAAAGTGGAAAGTCAAACCCAGGAAGAGATAAAAGATAGCAAAGAGGAAATTGATAAACATGAAGAGGAGATTGATGATGAAATGAAAAGGTCAGGGAAACTCGGCTTCCTTGAGgatgaaatgaaaagagagaataaagatCAAATGTCAGAGGATGTTTCAAAGCTAATGAATTACTACCTGAAGAGGCTGACGGGCAGTGCTGGAAATAGGAAATTAAGGACTGGAGAGCTTGAGGAAAAAAGGGCAGCCACCTTTTTGGATAAGCAACTCGATCCTCAGTCTATAGCTCAGATAATAGAAATCTCAAGGAATTTACAGATTCCTCCTGAGGATTTAATAGACATGTtgaaagctggagaaaaaaaactgcttCAGAGTGAAAGGTTGGAAGCTGAGCAGGAAGTAGGATTCCCAGAAGACCTTGATGAGATCTCTGAAACTAATCTAGGACAGAGCgatatatttaaaagtaatgtAAATTCTAAAAATGGATACATGAAGCAGCCTCTTAATGTTATTCCAGAAAATCTACCCGAAGACCTCAATATTGAAGATATTGTCAGTCTTCTGGGAACAGACAACTTAGCTAATCAGAACCCCTCCTACTTAGTAAATCGTCTTAATCAAGAAAATGATTTGCCAAGACTGCCTTACCTTCCCAGAAGATTGAAAGGACATCAGTTTCCTAAAGCTGCATGGATTAACGATTTGGAAAGGCGACAAATGGAATACGAAAAACTGAACGAGAAAGATGAAGAGCTGGCCGATTATTTGGCAAAGATGTTGGCAAAATATCCTGAAGTTATCAACACAAACCAGATGAAACGAGTTCCAGTTCCAGCTTCTGAAAATGACCTGCAGGAAGATGAGCGACTGGAACAAGCGATCAGAGAGCACCTGGGTCAGCTGGGACCTCAGGAGTCTGCAACGCTGGCGGCGCTCAGCAAACGGCTTTCAATGCCCGGGGAAACCGATGACACGCAGAACAGGCAGTATCTGGATGAGGATATGCTAGCAAAGGTGCTAGAGTAtctaaagcaagagaaatcaGAGCTTGAAAGAGATCACATTACTAAACGGGCAATGGAAAATATGTAA